A window of the Penaeus vannamei isolate JL-2024 chromosome 19, ASM4276789v1, whole genome shotgun sequence genome harbors these coding sequences:
- the LOC113803052 gene encoding venom protein 302, with protein MKTLLYCASLLVCAVSVWSLTCGSWGTGCTEKVAARLKCLHGVATLPCNRCECAKGLNMPCGGPWNITGKCGLGLVCDKDWADFNSDGICVNASTLALAPERAMNDAATPSWRRWRR; from the exons ATGAAGACCCTTCTCTACTGCGCGTCCCTCCTCGTCTGCGCCGTCAG CGTGTGGAGCCTCACCTGCGGGTCATGGGGCACGGGCTGCACGGAGAAGGTGGCCGCTCGCCTCAAGTGCCTCCACGGAGTTGCCACCTTGCCCTGCAATCGCTGCGAGTGCGCCAAG gGTCTGAACATGCCCTGCGGCGGCCCCTGGAACATAACGGGCAAGTGCGGGCTGGGGCTGGTCTGCGACAAGGACTGGGCTGACTTCAACTCGGATGGAATCTGCGTCAACGCCTCGACCTTGGCACTGGCACCGGAAAGAGCCATGAACGATGCTGCCACTCCCTcttggcggaggtggaggaggtaa